TTTTTCGGCCATTTCGACCACGGGCGCCAAACGCCCGGCTCGGCTCTGGGCCATGGCCGGTTAACCGCCGGCCGCTGGGGCGAAAATGCTGCCGAGGTACGCTTCGCTTTCGCCGAGGCTGATGCTGTCGTTCAGCCCCTGGCGCAAGTAGCGGACCAGCTGCGGCTGCAACGAAATAGCCAAATCGGTTTCGCGATCACCGCCAGCGACGTAGGCGCCAACACTGATCAAGTCGCGGCTCTGCTGATAACGCGACCACAATTGCTTGAAATACTGCGCGCGCATCATGTGTTCCGGCGTCACCACCGACGGCATCACCCGGCTGATCGAAGCTTCGATGTCGATGGCTGGGTAATGACCTTCTTCGGCCAGACGCCGCGACAGCACGATGTGGCCGTCGAGCACGCCTCGCGCGGCATCGGCAATCGGATCCTGCTGGTCGTCGCCCTCGGACAACACCGTATAAAACGCGGTAATCGAACCGCCGCCCTTCTCGGCGTTACCGGCGCGTTCCACCAGTTTCGGCAACTTGGCGAACACCGACGGCGGATAACCCTTGGTCGCCGGCGGCTCACCAATGGCCAAAGCGATTTCGCGCTGGGCCTGGGCGAAACGGGTCAGCGAATCCATTAGCAACAGGACGTTTTTGCCCTTGTCGCGGAAATACTCGGCAATGCGTGTGCAATACATCGCGGCGCGCATGCGCATCAGCGGCGCATCGTCCGCCGGCGAGGCGACCACGACGGAGCGTTTGAGGCCTTCTTCACCCAGAATGTGCTCGATGAACTCCTTGACCTCACGACCCCGCTCACCGATCAGCCCGACGACAATAATGTCGGCCTCAGTGAAGCGCGTCATCATCCCCAGCAGTACCGATTTACCCACGCCGGTACCGGCGAACAGGCCCAGACGCTGGCCGCGACCGACCGTCAGCAAACCGTTGATGCAGCGAATGCCGACGTCCAGCGGTTCACTGATCGGGTGGCGTTTGAGCGGGTTGATCGTCGGGCCGTCCATCGGCACCCAATCCTCGGCTTTCATCCCACCCTTGCCGTCGAGCGCGCGGCCGGCGCCGTCAAGCACCCGCCCGAGCATGCTCATGCCCATCGGCAAACGACCGGTATCGGCCAGCGGCACCACACGTGCGCCGGGCGCAATGCCGGCGACGCTGCCGACCGGCATCAGGAATACTTTGCTGCCGGAGAAGCCCATGACTTCGGCTTCAACCTGCACCGGGTTATAACTGGTGTCGTTGATGACCATGCAGCGGCTGCCCATGGCGGCGCGCAAACCTTCGGCTTCGAGGGTCAGGCCCACCATGCGCAGCAAGCGCCCTTCGAGGATCGGCGCGCCTTCCAGCTCCGTGGCCTCGACGTAACCGCTGAGGCGCTTGGCGAAACTGGTGCGATCAAGGCGCATCGGTCGGGTCCGGTTCGGCAGGCAATTTGGCATCTGGCGCAAAACCAGGCTCGGCAACTGGCTCGGCAACTGGCTCGGCAGCTGGCTCGGCAGGCGGTTTGGCGTCGACCGGCAGTTCCAGACTCAAGTCCGGCGCGGCCGGGTGCAGCGCTTGTTCGTGCAACTGATCGAACAGCTTGTCCATTACCCGCGCAACGCGGGTTTCGATGGTCGCGTCGATGCGGCTGTGCTCGGTTTCAACCCGGCAACCGCCGGGCAGCAGCGCTTCGTCCTCGACGATGCGCCAGGTTTCGTCATGGCGCTCGCGCAGGGCTTTGACCTGTTCGAAATCCTGCGGATTGATGTACAGCCGCACATTGCCCACACCCAGCGGCAATAGCTTGAGCGCTTCGCGCATGACGCTTTCGATTTGCGTGGAGTCGATGGCCAGTTCGCGCTGAATCACCTGTTTGGTGATGTGCTGCACGAGATCGACCAGGGATTTTTCAATCTGCGAATCCTGCTCGGCGATGGGTTCGAACAAATGCCCCATCAATTGCTCCAGCGCGGAAAGCTTGGCCGACAAAGCGACGTCCGCTTCCTGGCGAACCTTGAGCGTGGTGCTGTGAAAACCTTCTTTCTCGCCCGTGGCAAAGCCTTCGTTGTAAGCCTCCTGGCGGATGCTTTCGAGCTCTTCGAGGGTCAGTGGCTGGACTTCTTCCAGCGGCACTTCTTCCATTTCCGGCGGTTCAGGCTCGGGGGCCGGCTCGGGCTCAGGCACATGCGGGTCGAAGCTTGGCAGCGACCAGATATCGAAATTGCCGACCTGTTTGCCACGGATCAGGTCGGTATTGGACTCATCATGTTTGGACGACATAGTGACCTTAGATCATCTCTTCGCCACCCTTTCCACCGAGAACGATTTCTCCGGCTTCGGCCATACGGCGGGCAATGGTGAGGATTTCTTTCTGCGCGGTTTCGACGTCGCTGACGCGCACCGGGCCTTTGGCCTCGAGGTCGTCGCGCAACAGTTCGGCCGCTCGTTTGGACATGTTCTTGAAGATCTTTTCCTTGACGCCTTCGTCCGAACCCTTGAGGGCCAGCACCAGCACGTCGGAGGACACTTCGCGCAGCAACGCCTGAATCCCGCGGTCATCGACATCGGACAGGTTGTTGAACACGAACATGAGGTCTTCGATCTGACCGGACAGGTCTTCGTCGACTTCGCGAATCGAATCCATCAACTGACCTTCGATCGAGCTGTCGAGGAAGTTCATGATGTCGGCCGCACGCTTGATGCCACCGAGGGTGGTGCGCGAGGCGTTCGAGTTGCCGGAGAACTGCTTCTCGAGAATCTGGTTGAGTTCTTTCAGGGCCGCTGGCTGCACGGTATTCAACGACGAGACGCGCAGGATGATGTCCAGACGCACCTTGTGGTCGAAGTTGCCGAGCACTTCGCCGGCCTGGTCCGGGTCGAGATACGCGACCACGATCGCCTGGATCTGCGGGTGTTCGAAACGGATCACGTCGGCGACGGCGCGCGGCTCCATCCACTTCAGGCTGTCGAGGCCACTGGTGTTGCCGCCCAGCAGAATGCGGTCGATCAGGCCGTTGGCCTTGTCTTCGCCCAAGGCCTGAGTGAGCATTTTGCGCACGTAGTCGTCAGAACCGACGCCGAGGCTGGTCTGATCGCCGACGATGTCGACGAACTCGCTCATCACCTGCTCGACCTGCTCACGGTGCACGTTACCCATTTGCGCCATGGCCACGCCCACACGCTGGACCTCTTTGGGCCCCATGTGGCGCAGCACTTGGGCGGCATCCGTCGAACCGAGCGACAGCAGCAGGATCGCGGCTTTATCGACACGGGACAGTTTGGCGACAGCGGCTCGGTTATCACTCATCTGCGTTAATCCACTCTTTCACGACCTGGGCCACACGACCCGGATCTTCTGCCACCAAACTTTTGATTGCGTTCAACTGGGCGTCATAGCCTTCGCTCGGGCTCGGCAGCAAAATGCTGGTCGGGCCGCCGAGGCTGACGCGGTCGTTGGCCAGTTCGCCGTCCAGGCCGCCCATGCCACCCAACTCGACGTCGCTGCCGATCCCGGCCAGTTGCTTGCCTTTGCCGCCACCGGTGATGTTGTTCAGCACCGGACGCAGCACACCGAAAACCAGCACAAGGATGAACAACACACCCAGCACTTGTTTGACGATGTCCCAGAACCAAGGCTGGGAGTAGAACGGAATATCGGCAATCACTTCGCCGCGTTCGGCGGAGAACGGCATGTTGATCACGCTGACGCTGTCACCACGGCTGGCGTCGAAACCGACGGCGTCCTGCACCAGGCGAGTGAAGCGCGCCAATTCGTCGGCGCTCCACGGCGCACGGCTGGTTTCGCCGTTGGCCGCGTTGACCTTGACCTGATCATCGACCACCACCGACACCGACAGGCGATTCAACCGGCCCTGTTGCTGCTTGGTGTGGCTGATGGAGCGATCGAGCTCGAAGTTCTTGGTGGATTGTTGACGCTTGTCCGCCGGGTACGGTGCAAGCATAGGCTGGCCGGTGGCCGGGTCCATGATTTGCTGACCGTTGGCATCAAGCAATGGCTGACCTGGCTGCACCATGCCCGCCGCCGCAGTCGCGCCACCGGTGGTTTGCGGCGCCGAGGCTGGCGCTGGCGGCTGGTTGCTGAGGGCACCCGGCACACCTTGCGGGCCATTGCTGGAAGTCCGTTGCTCAGAGGTCGATTGCTCGCTGCGCAACGCCGGTTGATCCGGGTTGAACTGCTCGGAAGTCGACTCGACAGCGCTGAAATCGACGTCCGCCGACACTTCTGCCTTGTAGCGGTCGTTGCCCAGCACCGGTTGCAGGATGTTGTGCACACGCTGGGTGAGCATGCTTTCCATGCGACGGCTGTAATCGAATTGCTTGCCGGCCATGGTCAGTTCGGAGTTTTCCGCCTGATCGGACAGCAGGTTGCCCTTTTGGTCGACGACGGTGATCTGCGACTTGCTCAGCTCAGGCACGCTGGTGGCGACCAGGTTGATGATCGCCAAAACCTGACCCGGCTCCAGCGAACGGCCGGAATACAGCTCGACCAGAATCGACGCACTTGGCTTGCGCTCATCACGCACGAACACCGAGCTTTTCGGGATCGCCAGGTGCACGCGGGCACCCTTGACGTTGTTCAGGCTGGAAATGGTCCGCGCCAGTTCGCCTTCGAGGCCGCGACGATAACGGGTCGCTTCCATGAACTGGCTGGTGCCCAGCCCCTGTTCCTTGTCGAGGATTTCAAAACCGATGTTGCCGTCGCTGGGAGTGACACCAGCGGCCGCGAGCTTGAGCCGCGCGCGCGACACATCATCGGCCTTGACCAGCAAGGCACCGGAATTGGGTTCAACGGAATAAGGAATGTCGGCGGCGGCCAGGGTTTCCATGACCTGCTTGGCGTCCATCCCGGCGAGGCTGCCGTACAGCGGCCGGTAATCCGGCTGCTGCGACCACAACACCACGGCGAAGCCAATCGCCACGCTCGCAGCCAGGCCGACCAACAGGCCTACCTGACGCAGCATGGTCATCTCGGAGAGGTTTTCCAGGAAGGACAACCCGAACAGCGGCGGTTTGCCGTCTACCGGGGTGGCCTTGGCCGGAACATTATCGGCGATCGCATCAGCCATGACTCAATCTCGTCCTTAAACCGGCATCTGCATGATGTCTTGGTAAGCCTGAACCAACTTGTTACGCACTTGGGTCAACGCCTGAAAAGACACAGTAGCCTTCTGCGAGGAAATCATCACGTCCGTCAGATCAACGCCGCTTTTGCCGATCTCGAAGGCATTGGCCAACTGGCTCGACGCCTGCTGAGTCTCGCTGACTTTATTGACGGCCATGCCAAGCATGTCTGCAAAGCTGCTGCCACCCAGTTCCGGAACGGCTGCAGTCGATTTGGGTGCCGACATTGCGTCCATTTGCATGGAACGCATGTCCAACATCAATCGATTAAATTCAATACCTTGGCTCATGGTCTCTCTCTCTGACGACCCGCAATTTTTTGACACTCACTCGGCGGGTACTGAGGTGTTAGCAACAAGGGTGCCAGCTCGGCGACATAGCCTTCAGAAAAGCCTGCAGATGCGAAAACTACTGTAGGAGTGAGCCTGCTCGCGATGGCGGTGTATCAGTTACATAAATGTCGACTGATACACCGCTATCGCGAGCAAGCTCGCTCCTACAGGGGTTATGCGGCGCGCCGCACTCAGGTGGCGAACAGGTACGCTTCCACGTCCATGCCGGCGTCACGCATTTGCGCGAGTTTGTAGCGCAGGGTGCGCGGGCTGATGCCCAGGCGTTCGGCGGCTTCCTTGCGGCGGCCACGCTCGGCGCGAAGGGTGTCGATGATCATCTGGAATTCATGGCGGCGCAGGTCATCGCCCAAGGCATTCGCCGACTCCACATCCACGTCCGCCGCCCGCAGCGGCGTCAGCGTTGATGCCAATGTCGGCGCCAACGTCGGCAACGGCGCACAGGCCACCGGCCCCGACAGGCAGAAATCCTGCGGCTGAATCAAACCACCCTGCTGTAGAATCAACGCGCGCTGAATCGCATTATCCAGTTCGCGCACGTTGCCCGGCCATGGGTAACCGATCAGGCACGCCTGCGCGTCCGGCGACAGACGCGCCGCCGCATGCTTCATTTTATTGACGTGTTTGGCCAACAGCCGCTCGGCCAGCGGCAGGATGTCGGCGGTGCGCTCGCGCAACGGACGCCAGGCCAGCGGAAAAACCGACAACCGGTAATAAAGGTCTTCACGAAAACGCCCCGCCGCCACTTCACCGGCCAGATCACGGTTGGTGGTGGCAACCACGCGAATGTCCAAAGTGATCGGCTTGCGCGCACCGACCCGCTCGACTTCGCGCTCCTGCAACACCCGCAGCAACTTGGCCTGCAGGCCCATGGGCATTTCGGAAATCTCGTCGAGCAGAATGGTCCCGCCGTCAGCCTGTTCAAACTTGCCGGCCTGAGCGGCGATGGCGCCGGTGAACGAACCTTTCTCATGCCCGAACAACGTCGCTTCGAGCATGTTGTCGGGAATCGCCGCGCAGTTGATCGCGATAAACGGTTGATTGGCGCGGTTCGAGTGCTGGTGAATAAAGCGTGCCAGCACCTCTTTGCCGGTGCCGGATTCGCCGGAGATCAACACGGTCGAATCGCTGCGCGCCACGCGTTTGGCCAGTTCCAGCAACTGGGCGCTGGCCGGTTCGAAGGCGATCGGGCCTTCGCTGTCGCTCGGGCCGAGACTGCCCAACGCATGCCGCGCCACCAGATCGAGCAAGGCTTTGGGCTCGAACGGCTTGACCAGATAATCCGCCGCGCCCTGGCGCATCGCGTCGACGGCACGCTCCACGGCACCATGCGCCGTCATCAGCAACACCGGCAATTGCGGTTGGCGTGCTCGCAGCAACGCCAACAGTTGATGGCCGTCCATGCCCGGCATATTGACGTCGCTGACCACCAGATTGAACGCCTCGACAGCGACCGCCGTCAGCGCCTCTTCGGCAGAACCGACAGCCTTGAAATCGTGGCCCGCGAGCAGCAGGGTGTCGGCCAGTGCTTCGCGCAGCGCGCGGTCATCCTCGACCAGTAAAACCTTGATTGGCATGCCCTTCACTCCGTCTCCGCTGCGCTGGAAAACAACGGCAAGGTCAGCAATGCAGACGTGCCGCGACCGAGCCGCGAGCGCAACTGCAATTCTCCCTGATGCGCGCGAGCCACTGCCTTGACCACGGTCAGGCCAAGCCCGGTCCCGGTGGTTTTGGTGGTGAAAAAAGGCTCGCCCAAACGCGCCAGCACCACCGGATCAATGCCGCTGCCGCTGTCGCTGACACACAGGCGCAAATTGTTGTCGCGGCTATACAGGTGGACTTTCAAGCGCGCCGCGCCGCTGCTGGCCTGAATCGCGTTCTCGATCAGATTCAGAATTGCCCCGACCAAAGTGTCGCGATTGCACAGCAATTCGCCGGCATGGCTGTCGCACTGCCAGCGAATCGGCAAATCCTGCACATGCGTCAACGCCGCCGCTTGCAGCGCCTGCATGAGTTCTTTGGGAGTGACGCGGTTGGTCAGCGGCAGTTCGCCACGGGCAAACACCAGCATGTCGCGCACCTGATGTTCGAGTTCGTGCAGACGTTCTTTCAAGCGCCCGGCAAAACGTTGCTGGGTGGCGACCGGCAATTCCTGCTCGGTCAAATGACTGGCGTACAGCAGTGCGGCGGACAGCGGCGTGCGAATTTGATGAGCCAGCGAAGCAACCATGCGCCCCAGCGACGACAAACGTTCGTGACGCGCCAGTTGATCCTGCAAATGCCGGGTTTCGGTGAGGTCGTTGAGCAACACCAACTGACCGGGCTCGGCATCCAGCGAGCGCGTGGCAATCGACAGGCGCCGACCGTCCTTCAAGGAGATTTCATGACCGTCGTCTTCACGGGGCGCGAAACAACGGGCGATGACCTGGCGCCACAACTCGCCTTCGAGCGGCAAGCCGAGCAATTCGCACGCGGCCGGGTTGGCTTCGCGCACCATGCCTTGGGCATCGATGACGATCACGCCGCCGGGTAACAGATCGAGGAGGTTTTGCAGACGGTTGGCCAGGCGTTCCTTTTCCGCCAACTCTTG
The window above is part of the Pseudomonas prosekii genome. Proteins encoded here:
- the fliI gene encoding flagellar protein export ATPase FliI, with amino-acid sequence MRLDRTSFAKRLSGYVEATELEGAPILEGRLLRMVGLTLEAEGLRAAMGSRCMVINDTSYNPVQVEAEVMGFSGSKVFLMPVGSVAGIAPGARVVPLADTGRLPMGMSMLGRVLDGAGRALDGKGGMKAEDWVPMDGPTINPLKRHPISEPLDVGIRCINGLLTVGRGQRLGLFAGTGVGKSVLLGMMTRFTEADIIVVGLIGERGREVKEFIEHILGEEGLKRSVVVASPADDAPLMRMRAAMYCTRIAEYFRDKGKNVLLLMDSLTRFAQAQREIALAIGEPPATKGYPPSVFAKLPKLVERAGNAEKGGGSITAFYTVLSEGDDQQDPIADAARGVLDGHIVLSRRLAEEGHYPAIDIEASISRVMPSVVTPEHMMRAQYFKQLWSRYQQSRDLISVGAYVAGGDRETDLAISLQPQLVRYLRQGLNDSISLGESEAYLGSIFAPAAGG
- the fliH gene encoding flagellar assembly protein FliH, with protein sequence MSSKHDESNTDLIRGKQVGNFDIWSLPSFDPHVPEPEPAPEPEPPEMEEVPLEEVQPLTLEELESIRQEAYNEGFATGEKEGFHSTTLKVRQEADVALSAKLSALEQLMGHLFEPIAEQDSQIEKSLVDLVQHITKQVIQRELAIDSTQIESVMREALKLLPLGVGNVRLYINPQDFEQVKALRERHDETWRIVEDEALLPGGCRVETEHSRIDATIETRVARVMDKLFDQLHEQALHPAAPDLSLELPVDAKPPAEPAAEPVAEPVAEPGFAPDAKLPAEPDPTDAP
- the fliG gene encoding flagellar motor switch protein FliG: MSDNRAAVAKLSRVDKAAILLLSLGSTDAAQVLRHMGPKEVQRVGVAMAQMGNVHREQVEQVMSEFVDIVGDQTSLGVGSDDYVRKMLTQALGEDKANGLIDRILLGGNTSGLDSLKWMEPRAVADVIRFEHPQIQAIVVAYLDPDQAGEVLGNFDHKVRLDIILRVSSLNTVQPAALKELNQILEKQFSGNSNASRTTLGGIKRAADIMNFLDSSIEGQLMDSIREVDEDLSGQIEDLMFVFNNLSDVDDRGIQALLREVSSDVLVLALKGSDEGVKEKIFKNMSKRAAELLRDDLEAKGPVRVSDVETAQKEILTIARRMAEAGEIVLGGKGGEEMI
- the fliF gene encoding flagellar basal-body MS-ring/collar protein FliF, whose amino-acid sequence is MADAIADNVPAKATPVDGKPPLFGLSFLENLSEMTMLRQVGLLVGLAASVAIGFAVVLWSQQPDYRPLYGSLAGMDAKQVMETLAAADIPYSVEPNSGALLVKADDVSRARLKLAAAGVTPSDGNIGFEILDKEQGLGTSQFMEATRYRRGLEGELARTISSLNNVKGARVHLAIPKSSVFVRDERKPSASILVELYSGRSLEPGQVLAIINLVATSVPELSKSQITVVDQKGNLLSDQAENSELTMAGKQFDYSRRMESMLTQRVHNILQPVLGNDRYKAEVSADVDFSAVESTSEQFNPDQPALRSEQSTSEQRTSSNGPQGVPGALSNQPPAPASAPQTTGGATAAAGMVQPGQPLLDANGQQIMDPATGQPMLAPYPADKRQQSTKNFELDRSISHTKQQQGRLNRLSVSVVVDDQVKVNAANGETSRAPWSADELARFTRLVQDAVGFDASRGDSVSVINMPFSAERGEVIADIPFYSQPWFWDIVKQVLGVLFILVLVFGVLRPVLNNITGGGKGKQLAGIGSDVELGGMGGLDGELANDRVSLGGPTSILLPSPSEGYDAQLNAIKSLVAEDPGRVAQVVKEWINADE
- the fliE gene encoding flagellar hook-basal body complex protein FliE: MSQGIEFNRLMLDMRSMQMDAMSAPKSTAAVPELGGSSFADMLGMAVNKVSETQQASSQLANAFEIGKSGVDLTDVMISSQKATVSFQALTQVRNKLVQAYQDIMQMPV
- a CDS encoding sigma-54-dependent transcriptional regulator, whose amino-acid sequence is MPIKVLLVEDDRALREALADTLLLAGHDFKAVGSAEEALTAVAVEAFNLVVSDVNMPGMDGHQLLALLRARQPQLPVLLMTAHGAVERAVDAMRQGAADYLVKPFEPKALLDLVARHALGSLGPSDSEGPIAFEPASAQLLELAKRVARSDSTVLISGESGTGKEVLARFIHQHSNRANQPFIAINCAAIPDNMLEATLFGHEKGSFTGAIAAQAGKFEQADGGTILLDEISEMPMGLQAKLLRVLQEREVERVGARKPITLDIRVVATTNRDLAGEVAAGRFREDLYYRLSVFPLAWRPLRERTADILPLAERLLAKHVNKMKHAAARLSPDAQACLIGYPWPGNVRELDNAIQRALILQQGGLIQPQDFCLSGPVACAPLPTLAPTLASTLTPLRAADVDVESANALGDDLRRHEFQMIIDTLRAERGRRKEAAERLGISPRTLRYKLAQMRDAGMDVEAYLFAT
- a CDS encoding sensor histidine kinase, with the protein product MSPVPDTSGLPLPVEQASRLGLEQAFALFNQMSSQLTDSYSMLEARVTELKGELAVVSAQRMQELAEKERLANRLQNLLDLLPGGVIVIDAQGMVREANPAACELLGLPLEGELWRQVIARCFAPREDDGHEISLKDGRRLSIATRSLDAEPGQLVLLNDLTETRHLQDQLARHERLSSLGRMVASLAHQIRTPLSAALLYASHLTEQELPVATQQRFAGRLKERLHELEHQVRDMLVFARGELPLTNRVTPKELMQALQAAALTHVQDLPIRWQCDSHAGELLCNRDTLVGAILNLIENAIQASSGAARLKVHLYSRDNNLRLCVSDSGSGIDPVVLARLGEPFFTTKTTGTGLGLTVVKAVARAHQGELQLRSRLGRGTSALLTLPLFSSAAETE